Proteins encoded within one genomic window of Streptomyces taklimakanensis:
- a CDS encoding type II toxin-antitoxin system HicB family antitoxin, which yields MTTDALHLTAAITHEGEWYVARCLQVEVTSQGETIEESLENLREALELYFEDAPAPEVTDVITAPVEVRRAA from the coding sequence ATGACGACTGACGCACTGCACCTGACCGCCGCGATCACCCACGAAGGCGAGTGGTACGTGGCGCGCTGCCTCCAGGTCGAGGTCACCTCGCAGGGAGAGACCATCGAAGAGTCTCTGGAGAACCTCCGCGAAGCGCTGGAGCTCTACTTCGAGGATGCTCCTGCCCCGGAAGTCACCGACGTGATCACCGCTCCTGTTGAAGTGCGACGCGCCGCATGA
- the coaA gene encoding type I pantothenate kinase has translation MPPQQRRGRSSDSSPFVDLSRAEWSALRDKTPLPLTAEEVEELRGLGDVIDLDEVRDVYLPLSRLLNLYVGATHGLRGALNTFLGDAGGGHGAQRGTPFVIGVAGSVAVGKSTVARLLRALLARWPEHPSVELVTTDGFLLPNAELHRRGLMARKGFPESYDRRALTRFVADVKAGREEVTAPVYSHLIYDIVPDEVLTVRRPDILIVEGLNVLQPALPGRDGRTRLAVADYFDFSVYVDARTEDIERWYLGRFRKLRETAFQNPSSYFRRYTQVSQEEALEYARGIWRTINRPNLEENIAPTRGRAGLILRKGPDHKVQRLSLRKL, from the coding sequence GTGCCGCCACAGCAACGGCGCGGCCGGTCGTCCGACAGCAGCCCCTTCGTCGACCTCTCGCGCGCCGAGTGGAGCGCGCTGCGGGACAAGACGCCGCTGCCGCTGACCGCCGAGGAGGTCGAGGAGCTGCGCGGGTTGGGCGACGTCATCGACCTGGACGAGGTCCGCGACGTCTACCTGCCACTGTCGCGCCTGCTCAACCTGTACGTCGGCGCCACCCACGGGCTGCGCGGCGCGCTCAACACCTTCCTGGGCGACGCGGGCGGCGGGCACGGCGCCCAGCGCGGCACCCCGTTCGTCATCGGGGTGGCGGGCAGCGTGGCGGTGGGCAAGTCCACGGTGGCGCGGCTGCTGCGGGCGCTGCTCGCCCGCTGGCCCGAGCACCCGTCGGTGGAGCTGGTCACCACCGACGGTTTCCTGCTGCCCAACGCCGAACTCCACCGGCGGGGTCTGATGGCGCGCAAGGGCTTCCCCGAGTCCTACGACCGCCGGGCGCTCACCCGGTTCGTCGCGGACGTCAAGGCCGGCCGGGAGGAGGTCACCGCCCCCGTCTACTCGCACCTGATCTACGACATCGTCCCCGACGAGGTGCTGACGGTGCGCCGCCCCGACATCCTGATCGTCGAGGGCCTGAACGTCCTCCAGCCCGCCCTGCCCGGCAGGGACGGGCGGACCCGGCTCGCGGTCGCCGACTACTTCGACTTCTCCGTCTACGTGGACGCCCGCACCGAGGACATCGAGCGGTGGTACCTGGGCCGCTTCCGCAAGCTGCGCGAGACGGCCTTCCAGAACCCCTCCTCCTACTTCCGCAGGTACACGCAGGTGTCCCAGGAGGAGGCGCTGGAGTACGCGCGCGGGATCTGGCGGACGATCAACCGGCCGAACCTGGAGGAGAACATCGCCCCCACCCGGGGCCGGGCCGGCCTGATCCTGCGCAAGGGGCCGGACCACAAGGTCCAGCGCCTGTCGCTGCGCAAGCTCTGA
- the rplM gene encoding 50S ribosomal protein L13, with amino-acid sequence MRTYSPKPGDVQRQWHVIDATDVVLGRLASQAATLLRGKHKPVYAPHVDAGDFVIIINADKVHLSGNKRTQKLAYRHSGYPGGLRSVRYDDLLRNNPEKAVEKAVKGMLPKNSLGRQMLSKLKVYAGENHPHAAQQPVPFEITQVAQ; translated from the coding sequence GTGCGTACGTACAGCCCCAAGCCCGGCGACGTCCAGCGTCAGTGGCACGTCATCGACGCCACCGACGTCGTCCTGGGCCGTCTGGCCTCCCAGGCCGCCACCCTTCTGAGGGGCAAGCACAAGCCGGTGTACGCGCCGCACGTTGACGCTGGTGACTTCGTCATCATCATCAACGCCGACAAGGTGCACCTCTCCGGCAACAAGCGGACCCAGAAGCTGGCCTACCGCCACTCCGGCTACCCGGGCGGTCTGCGGTCCGTCCGCTACGACGACCTGCTCCGCAACAACCCGGAGAAGGCCGTGGAGAAGGCCGTCAAGGGCATGCTCCCGAAGAACTCCCTGGGCCGTCAGATGCTCTCGAAGCTGAAGGTCTACGCGGGCGAGAACCACCCGCACGCCGCCCAGCAGCCGGTTCCGTTCGAGATCACCCAGGTCGCGCAGTAG
- a CDS encoding D-alanyl-D-alanine carboxypeptidase family protein gives MRLRTRGTRRAGVVVATAGAVLAAGPLAAPAQAAGGPSGTVAKGAFLLDGGTGRALWGKGADTRRETASTTKIMTAAVVVTTKGVDLNRKVTIKKAYRDHVAKYGASTADLKTGDKLTVRQLLYGLMLPSGCDAAHSLADTFGSGDTTAARTKSFIAKMNKKAADLGMKNTRFDSFDGISTTGRNHSTPRDMAKLARHALANPTLATVVKSTKTVQKATNGRTYTWYNTNKLLGAYKGVIGVKTGTGTKAGPCLVFAARRDGRTVVGVVLGSSDRYRDATRMLDWAFKQKTATRPALRVLPPGAQRD, from the coding sequence TTGAGACTTCGAACGAGGGGGACCCGCCGGGCGGGCGTGGTGGTGGCGACGGCCGGTGCCGTACTCGCCGCGGGGCCGTTGGCGGCACCCGCGCAGGCGGCCGGAGGGCCGTCCGGGACGGTCGCCAAGGGCGCGTTCCTGTTGGACGGCGGCACGGGCAGGGCCCTGTGGGGCAAGGGCGCCGACACCCGGCGCGAGACCGCCAGCACCACCAAGATCATGACCGCGGCGGTCGTCGTCACCACCAAGGGCGTCGACCTGAACCGCAAGGTCACGATCAAGAAGGCCTACCGCGACCACGTCGCCAAGTACGGCGCCAGCACCGCGGACCTGAAGACGGGCGACAAGCTCACCGTGCGGCAGCTGCTGTACGGGTTGATGCTCCCCTCCGGCTGCGACGCGGCCCACTCGTTGGCGGACACCTTCGGCAGCGGCGACACGACGGCCGCCCGCACCAAGTCGTTCATCGCCAAGATGAACAAGAAGGCCGCCGACCTGGGGATGAAGAACACGAGGTTCGACTCCTTCGACGGCATCTCCACGACGGGCAGGAACCACTCGACCCCGCGCGACATGGCGAAGCTGGCGCGGCACGCGCTGGCGAACCCCACGCTCGCGACGGTGGTCAAGTCCACCAAGACCGTCCAGAAGGCCACCAACGGACGTACGTACACCTGGTACAACACCAACAAGCTGCTCGGCGCGTACAAGGGCGTGATCGGCGTCAAGACCGGCACGGGCACCAAGGCCGGCCCCTGTCTGGTCTTCGCGGCCAGGCGTGACGGGCGCACGGTCGTCGGCGTCGTCCTGGGAAGCTCCGACCGCTACCGGGACGCGACGAGGATGCTCGACTGGGCCTTCAAGCAGAAGACGGCCACCAGGCCGGCCCTGCGTGTGCTCCCGCCGGGGGCACAGCGGGACTGA
- the rpsI gene encoding 30S ribosomal protein S9, which produces MAETTAETPIEEVEQYTTETPEGVEEYSTESLASRFGEPQPGAGTGRRKNAIARVRIVPGSGQWKINGRTLEAYFPNKVHQQEVNEPFKVLELDNRYDVIARISGGGISGQAGALRLGVARALNEADVDNNRGPLKKAGFLTRDARAVERKKAGLKKARKGTQYSKR; this is translated from the coding sequence GTGGCCGAGACCACCGCCGAGACCCCGATCGAAGAGGTCGAGCAGTACACCACCGAGACGCCCGAGGGGGTCGAGGAGTACTCCACCGAGTCCCTCGCGTCCCGTTTCGGTGAGCCCCAGCCGGGTGCCGGCACCGGGCGTCGCAAGAACGCCATCGCCCGCGTGCGCATCGTGCCGGGCAGCGGCCAGTGGAAGATCAACGGCCGCACCCTTGAGGCCTACTTCCCGAACAAGGTCCACCAGCAGGAAGTCAACGAGCCGTTCAAGGTTCTGGAGCTGGACAACCGCTACGACGTCATCGCCCGCATCAGCGGCGGTGGCATCTCGGGTCAGGCCGGCGCCCTGCGCCTGGGCGTGGCCCGCGCGCTGAACGAGGCGGACGTGGACAACAACCGCGGTCCGCTGAAGAAGGCCGGCTTCCTGACCCGCGACGCCCGCGCGGTCGAGCGGAAGAAGGCCGGTCTGAAGAAGGCCCGCAAGGGCACGCAGTACAGCAAGCGTTGA
- a CDS encoding restriction endonuclease fold toxin-2 domain-containing protein — protein sequence MSATTHPFWAESEQEWMEAGDLKPGMTLPPDGDTVTLTGIRHFEKRRRTHDLTVSDIHTYYVLAGQTPVLVHNCNTSYQLSLDTRAAVGSGNTQAYQIAHTGATEYRAVGGGERVWADGFDRNTGELLDAKFIEKPGRSPFIPGSGIPGFIRSKIAAKTDDEFRRYAAVINDPSNPLTGLRVITNHSGAVPYFQGLMQQHGIPGSVVVR from the coding sequence ATCTCCGCCACGACTCACCCGTTCTGGGCGGAGTCCGAGCAGGAGTGGATGGAGGCCGGCGACCTCAAGCCGGGGATGACCCTCCCTCCGGACGGCGACACCGTCACGCTCACCGGCATCCGCCACTTCGAAAAGCGCCGGCGCACCCACGACCTCACAGTCAGCGACATCCACACGTACTATGTGCTGGCGGGACAGACTCCGGTCCTTGTGCACAACTGCAATACGTCGTATCAATTGTCGCTTGATACGCGAGCCGCAGTCGGTAGTGGAAATACACAGGCTTACCAGATTGCACACACTGGGGCGACCGAATACCGTGCCGTCGGTGGCGGAGAGAGGGTCTGGGCCGACGGTTTCGATCGAAACACCGGAGAACTTCTCGATGCCAAATTCATCGAGAAGCCTGGCCGCAGTCCGTTCATTCCGGGATCAGGTATCCCCGGTTTCATTCGAAGCAAGATCGCGGCCAAGACTGACGATGAGTTCAGGAGATATGCTGCCGTGATCAATGATCCCTCCAACCCTCTGACGGGACTGCGGGTGATCACCAACCATTCAGGCGCGGTGCCATACTTCCAAGGATTGATGCAGCAGCATGGCATCCCTGGGTCTGTGGTCGTGAGATAG
- a CDS encoding type II toxin-antitoxin system HicA family toxin, whose product MVKALERGGFEHISTRGSHAKYRSGERTVIVPLHRSLAPGTLRSILRQADWTVEDFEEHLK is encoded by the coding sequence GTGGTCAAAGCCCTGGAGCGGGGCGGGTTCGAGCACATCTCCACCCGCGGAAGCCATGCCAAGTACCGCAGCGGCGAGCGGACCGTCATCGTCCCGCTCCATCGCAGCCTTGCACCTGGCACCCTCCGCTCCATCCTCCGTCAGGCCGACTGGACCGTGGAGGACTTTGAGGAGCACCTGAAGTAG
- a CDS encoding tyrosine-type recombinase/integrase: MQCVSRHAASLARPRKDGRWEAAGYILTTSGTRKRTRVYGTTWKEAVDKLTERMAASNRGLPAPAADCTVEVYLRHWLDNIAVHQLRETTHTRYRTTARLYITPILGRKKLGRLTTKDVRALLDQLRTQCQCCTRELDTQGLCCSAEVCCGKRLSPLTVSYVHSVLKSALQHAVREDELPRNVARNVPAGTPRPKRTEPLTAAEARQLLQAAEDHRLHALFDLALHTGLRKGEMLGLHWTDLDLNGGTASVRRPLQRTSSRGLATLPTKTTSSERRITLPTACIRSLQEHRLRQEQERAAVGDKWQEGGYVFTTPTGRPIDPTNLTRAFTTLLHHAGLRRIRFHDLRHTAATLLLEQGVELVVIKELLGHAHIGVTATVYAHVRPRLQRQAIDTLGNALSPTDGDHDDPPAAAIVR, from the coding sequence GTGCAGTGCGTCAGTCGTCATGCCGCCAGTCTGGCACGCCCGCGCAAGGACGGACGCTGGGAAGCCGCTGGCTACATCCTCACCACCAGCGGCACCCGCAAGCGCACCCGCGTCTACGGCACCACGTGGAAGGAGGCCGTGGACAAGCTGACCGAGCGTATGGCCGCCAGCAACCGCGGGCTGCCCGCCCCGGCCGCCGACTGCACCGTCGAGGTGTACCTGCGGCACTGGCTCGACAACATCGCCGTCCACCAGCTCCGCGAGACCACCCACACCCGCTACCGCACCACCGCCCGCCTCTACATCACCCCCATCCTGGGCAGGAAGAAGCTCGGCAGGCTCACCACCAAGGACGTCCGCGCCCTCCTCGACCAGCTCCGCACCCAGTGCCAGTGCTGCACACGCGAACTGGACACCCAGGGCCTCTGCTGCTCGGCCGAGGTCTGCTGCGGCAAACGGCTCTCACCCTTGACCGTCAGCTACGTCCACTCCGTCTTGAAGTCCGCGCTCCAGCACGCCGTCCGCGAGGACGAACTCCCCCGCAATGTCGCCCGGAACGTCCCCGCCGGCACACCCCGTCCCAAGCGCACCGAGCCGCTCACGGCCGCCGAGGCCCGACAACTCCTCCAAGCCGCCGAAGACCACCGTCTCCACGCCCTCTTCGACCTGGCACTCCACACCGGGCTCCGCAAGGGCGAAATGCTCGGCCTCCACTGGACCGACCTCGACCTGAACGGCGGCACCGCCAGTGTCCGTCGGCCCCTCCAGCGCACCAGCAGCCGAGGGCTCGCCACCCTGCCGACGAAGACCACCAGCTCCGAACGCCGCATCACCCTCCCCACCGCCTGCATACGGTCGCTGCAGGAACATCGGCTGCGCCAGGAACAGGAACGGGCGGCTGTCGGGGACAAGTGGCAGGAGGGCGGCTACGTATTCACCACGCCCACCGGCCGACCCATCGACCCCACCAACCTCACCCGCGCCTTCACCACCCTCCTCCACCACGCGGGCCTCCGCCGCATCCGGTTCCACGATCTCCGCCACACCGCCGCGACGCTCCTCCTGGAGCAAGGCGTCGAACTCGTCGTCATCAAGGAACTCCTCGGCCACGCCCACATCGGCGTCACCGCCACCGTCTACGCCCACGTCCGCCCCCGCCTCCAACGCCAGGCCATCGACACCCTCGGCAATGCCCTCAGCCCGACCGACGGCGACCACGACGACCCACCCGCCGCAGCCATCGTCCGCTGA
- a CDS encoding sulfotransferase domain-containing protein yields the protein MRTQTVPQRTYRSFFTDSTYWDHYRPRPGDIVISTPPKVGTTWTQRITSVLVFQSTDLPAPLMEISPWLDCAFAPLDQALATLERQRHRRFIKTHLPMDALPIHPEVSYLVVGRDLRDAAVSAHNHAMGTSRAAEHLPPGPSGDDVHTPVHPPVSEDVREFWHGYFTRSAFPWESDGWPFNSPTRHLESWWRHRDAPNVLFLHYQEMLDDLDGQMRRVSAFLDIPVDEERWPELVAACTFSDMRAGQDRIFGEDTIGAAAASFRFFHRGHSGQWHGRVTEEDLALYRAALEPLPADLRAWLARDA from the coding sequence ATGCGCACACAGACGGTTCCTCAGCGCACGTACCGGAGCTTCTTCACCGACAGCACGTACTGGGACCACTACCGACCACGGCCCGGCGACATCGTCATCTCGACGCCCCCCAAGGTGGGCACCACCTGGACCCAGCGGATCACCTCGGTCCTGGTCTTCCAGAGCACCGACCTCCCGGCGCCCCTGATGGAGATCAGCCCCTGGCTGGACTGCGCCTTCGCGCCCTTGGACCAGGCGCTGGCGACGCTGGAGCGGCAGCGGCACCGGCGGTTCATCAAGACCCACCTGCCGATGGACGCCCTGCCGATCCACCCCGAGGTGTCCTACCTGGTCGTCGGTCGCGATCTGCGGGACGCCGCCGTGTCCGCCCACAACCACGCGATGGGCACGAGCCGGGCGGCCGAGCACCTTCCGCCCGGCCCCAGCGGCGACGACGTCCACACCCCGGTCCATCCGCCGGTGTCCGAGGACGTCCGGGAGTTCTGGCACGGCTACTTCACCCGCAGCGCCTTCCCGTGGGAGTCGGACGGCTGGCCGTTCAACTCGCCCACCCGCCATCTGGAGTCGTGGTGGCGGCACCGCGACGCGCCCAACGTCCTCTTCCTCCACTACCAGGAGATGTTGGACGACCTGGACGGCCAGATGCGCCGTGTCAGCGCGTTCCTGGACATCCCGGTGGACGAGGAGCGCTGGCCCGAGCTGGTGGCGGCGTGCACCTTCTCCGACATGCGCGCCGGGCAGGACCGGATCTTCGGCGAGGACACGATCGGGGCCGCGGCCGCCTCGTTCCGGTTCTTCCACAGGGGCCACAGCGGGCAGTGGCACGGTCGCGTCACCGAGGAGGACCTGGCCCTGTACCGCGCGGCGCTCGAACCGCTCCCCGCCGATCTGCGCGCCTGGCTGGCCCGCGACGCGTAG
- the glmM gene encoding phosphoglucosamine mutase, which produces MGRLFGTDGVRGVANADLTAEMALGLSVAAAHVLAEAGTFKGHRPVAVVGRDPRASGEFLEAAVVAGLASAGVDVLRVGVLPTPAVAYLTGALGADLGVMLSASHNPMPDNGIKFFARGGHKLADELEDRIEQVYREHASGEPWDRPTGAGVGRVKEYDEGFDKYVAHLVGVLPNRLDGLKVVIDGAHGAAARVSPEAFARAGAEVVTIATEPDGVNINDGCGSTHLDGLRAAVVEHGADLGVAHDGDADRCLAVDAAGEEVDGDQILSVLALGMKETGALRKNTVVATVMSNLGFKLAMEREGIELVRTAVGDRYVLEEMKRGGYSLGGEQSGHVIVLDHATTGDGTLTGLMLAARVAATGRPLAELAGVMERLPQVLINVPDVDRSRVGSSARVVTAVSEAERELGETGRVLLRPSGTEPLVRVMVEAADLEQARAVAERLADEVKSALG; this is translated from the coding sequence GTGGGACGACTCTTCGGTACGGACGGTGTGCGCGGGGTCGCCAACGCCGACCTGACCGCCGAAATGGCGCTCGGTCTGTCGGTCGCGGCGGCGCACGTGCTCGCCGAGGCGGGCACGTTCAAGGGTCACCGCCCGGTGGCGGTGGTCGGACGTGATCCGCGCGCGTCCGGGGAGTTCCTGGAGGCCGCCGTGGTGGCCGGACTGGCCAGCGCGGGCGTGGACGTGCTCCGGGTGGGCGTGCTGCCGACCCCGGCCGTGGCGTACCTGACCGGCGCGCTCGGCGCCGACCTGGGCGTGATGCTCTCGGCCAGCCACAACCCCATGCCCGACAACGGCATCAAGTTCTTCGCCCGCGGCGGCCACAAGCTCGCCGACGAGCTGGAGGACCGCATCGAGCAGGTCTACCGCGAGCACGCCTCCGGCGAGCCGTGGGACCGTCCCACGGGCGCCGGCGTGGGCCGCGTCAAGGAGTACGACGAGGGCTTCGACAAGTACGTCGCCCACCTCGTCGGCGTGCTGCCCAACCGGCTCGACGGACTCAAGGTCGTCATCGACGGCGCGCACGGCGCGGCGGCCCGGGTCTCCCCGGAGGCGTTCGCACGGGCGGGCGCCGAGGTCGTCACCATCGCCACCGAACCCGACGGCGTCAACATCAACGACGGCTGCGGCTCCACCCACCTCGACGGCCTGCGCGCGGCCGTCGTCGAGCACGGCGCCGACCTGGGCGTGGCGCACGACGGCGACGCCGACCGCTGCCTGGCCGTGGACGCCGCCGGCGAGGAGGTCGACGGCGACCAGATCCTCAGCGTGCTGGCGCTGGGGATGAAGGAGACCGGAGCGCTGCGGAAGAACACCGTGGTGGCCACGGTGATGTCCAACCTGGGCTTCAAGCTCGCCATGGAGCGCGAGGGCATCGAGCTGGTCCGGACGGCCGTCGGCGACCGCTACGTGCTGGAGGAGATGAAGCGCGGCGGCTACTCGCTGGGCGGCGAGCAGTCCGGGCACGTCATCGTCCTGGACCACGCCACCACCGGCGACGGCACCCTGACCGGCCTGATGCTGGCCGCGCGGGTGGCCGCCACCGGCCGCCCCCTGGCGGAGCTGGCGGGCGTCATGGAGCGCCTGCCGCAGGTGCTGATCAACGTGCCGGACGTGGACAGGAGCCGGGTCGGTTCCTCGGCCCGGGTGGTCACCGCCGTGAGCGAGGCCGAGCGGGAACTGGGCGAGACGGGTCGGGTGCTGCTGCGCCCCTCCGGCACCGAGCCGCTGGTGCGGGTGATGGTCGAGGCGGCCGACCTGGAGCAGGCCCGCGCGGTGGCCGAGCGGCTGGCCGACGAGGTCAAGTCGGCGCTGGGCTGA
- a CDS encoding ABC-F family ATP-binding cassette domain-containing protein — MGHVEAAHLEYYLPDGRVLLNDVSFRVGEGASVALVGANGAGKTTLLRLIAGELKPHGGTVTVGGGLGVMPQFVGSVRDERTVRDLLVSVARPRIRQAAEAVDAAELKIMEVDDEAAQMQYAQALADWAEAGGYEAETAWDVCTTAALGVPYEKAQWRKVRTLSGGEQKRLVLEALLRGPDEVLLLDEPDNYLDVPGKRWLEERLGETRKTVLFVSHDRELLARAAEKIVSVEPGPAGSDVWVHGGGFATYHRARRERFARFEELRRRWDEQHAQLKRLVNTLKQKAAYNDGLASRYQAARTRLRKFEEAGPPQEPPREQDIRMRLRGGRTGVRAVTCSALELTGLMKPFDLEVFYGERVAVLGSNGSGKSHFLRLLAGGDVAHTGEWKLGARVVPGHFAQTHAHPELQGRTLLDILWTEHARDRGAAMSALRRYELDRQAEQPFDRLSGGQQARFQILLLELAGSTALLLDEPTDNLDLESAEALQQGLEAYEGTVLAVTHDRWFARSFDRFLVFGADGRVREVPEPVWDEGRVARAR; from the coding sequence ATGGGACATGTGGAGGCGGCGCACCTGGAGTACTACCTGCCCGATGGGAGGGTGCTCCTGAACGACGTCTCGTTCCGGGTCGGCGAGGGTGCCTCGGTGGCCCTGGTGGGGGCCAACGGCGCCGGCAAGACGACGCTGCTGCGGCTGATCGCCGGTGAGCTGAAGCCGCACGGCGGCACGGTGACGGTCGGCGGCGGGCTCGGGGTGATGCCGCAGTTCGTGGGGTCGGTGCGGGACGAGCGCACGGTGCGCGACCTGCTGGTCTCGGTGGCCCGGCCGCGGATCCGCCAGGCGGCGGAGGCGGTGGACGCCGCCGAGCTGAAGATCATGGAGGTCGACGACGAGGCCGCGCAGATGCAGTACGCGCAGGCGCTCGCCGACTGGGCCGAGGCCGGCGGCTACGAGGCCGAGACGGCGTGGGACGTGTGCACCACCGCCGCCCTGGGCGTCCCGTACGAGAAGGCGCAGTGGCGGAAGGTGCGCACCCTGTCGGGCGGCGAGCAGAAGCGGCTGGTGCTGGAGGCCCTGCTGCGCGGCCCGGACGAGGTGCTGCTGCTGGACGAGCCGGACAACTACCTCGACGTCCCCGGCAAGCGGTGGCTGGAGGAGCGGCTGGGCGAGACCCGCAAGACGGTCCTGTTCGTCTCCCACGACCGGGAGCTGCTGGCGCGGGCGGCGGAGAAGATCGTCAGCGTGGAGCCGGGCCCGGCCGGGTCGGACGTGTGGGTGCACGGCGGCGGCTTCGCCACGTACCACCGGGCGCGCAGGGAGCGCTTCGCCCGCTTCGAGGAGCTGCGCAGGCGCTGGGACGAGCAGCACGCCCAGCTCAAACGGCTGGTGAACACCCTCAAGCAGAAGGCCGCCTACAACGACGGGCTCGCCTCCCGCTACCAGGCGGCGCGCACCCGGCTGCGGAAGTTCGAGGAGGCGGGGCCGCCGCAGGAGCCGCCGCGCGAGCAGGACATCCGGATGCGGCTGCGCGGCGGGCGCACCGGGGTGCGGGCGGTCACCTGCTCCGCCCTGGAGCTGACGGGGCTGATGAAGCCGTTCGACCTGGAGGTCTTCTACGGCGAGCGGGTCGCGGTGCTCGGCTCCAACGGCTCGGGCAAGTCGCACTTCCTGCGGCTGCTGGCCGGCGGCGACGTGGCGCACACGGGGGAGTGGAAGCTGGGCGCCCGGGTGGTGCCCGGCCACTTCGCCCAGACCCACGCGCACCCCGAACTCCAGGGGCGCACCCTGCTGGACATCCTGTGGACCGAGCACGCCAGGGACCGGGGCGCGGCGATGTCCGCGCTGCGCCGCTACGAGCTGGACCGCCAGGCCGAGCAGCCCTTCGACAGACTCTCGGGCGGCCAGCAGGCCCGCTTCCAGATCCTGCTGCTGGAGCTGGCCGGATCGACGGCGCTGCTGCTGGACGAGCCGACCGACAACCTGGACCTGGAGAGCGCCGAGGCGCTCCAGCAGGGGCTGGAGGCGTACGAGGGGACGGTGCTGGCGGTGACGCACGACCGCTGGTTCGCCCGTTCCTTCGACCGCTTCCTGGTCTTCGGCGCGGACGGGCGGGTGCGGGAGGTGCCCGAGCCGGTCTGGGACGAGGGCCGGGTGGCGCGGGCGCGCTGA